A window of the Haloarcula rubripromontorii genome harbors these coding sequences:
- a CDS encoding phytoene desaturase family protein: METKSADVAVIGGGVAGMSTAARLQADGYSTVVLEQHHSVGGCAGYYERAGFRFDVGATTLVDFVPEGVGGQLLSAVGFEPPSLEIQDAYDVWLPDRTVTLYRDQADWDAERRRKLGDDRRQLAFYDFIDDLSARLWRLTRTDVKMPIQSVGDLVRNATAVGLRDLPLVRYLRWTMADAMRAHGVSDDRPLRAVVSMLVEDTVHATVDDAPLLNAVLGMTIRRTGLGRATGGMYGFWRSFVDQYTDIGGRVETGRTVRSITGTGGDFRIDSAAGPIRAEQVVSTVPVPVTRSLAPTVVGDRLDDYCSMLQAHEGSALVLFLGVPEAEVDSRERTHHQILQAYDEPLGNGNNMFVSVSAPGDDVSAPAGHRAVMLSTHCAVEPWQGLDRAAYEEKKAAAREQLLAGGRTVYPDLGTDPVVSEMATPVTYEQFTNRPRGAVGGYRQTPANANQGAVPQNVGVEGFYLAGDTTWPGLGTVACVKGSEIAADHVRS; this comes from the coding sequence ATGGAAACTAAGTCCGCAGATGTGGCCGTCATCGGGGGTGGCGTGGCCGGGATGAGCACGGCCGCACGATTGCAGGCAGACGGCTACTCGACGGTCGTCCTCGAACAGCATCACAGCGTCGGTGGCTGTGCAGGCTACTACGAACGAGCGGGGTTCCGGTTCGATGTCGGCGCGACAACCCTCGTGGATTTCGTCCCAGAGGGTGTCGGTGGCCAGCTGCTGTCGGCTGTCGGCTTCGAGCCGCCATCACTAGAAATACAGGACGCCTACGACGTCTGGCTGCCGGACCGAACGGTAACGCTGTACCGCGACCAGGCCGATTGGGACGCCGAGCGGCGCAGGAAACTCGGCGACGACAGGCGACAGCTGGCGTTCTACGACTTCATCGATGACCTCTCAGCGCGGCTCTGGCGACTCACCAGAACAGACGTCAAAATGCCGATACAGAGCGTCGGTGATCTCGTTCGGAACGCCACTGCAGTCGGCCTTCGGGACCTTCCGCTGGTCAGATATCTCCGCTGGACGATGGCCGACGCGATGCGCGCCCACGGCGTGTCCGACGACCGACCGCTCCGAGCAGTCGTCTCGATGCTCGTCGAGGATACAGTCCATGCCACGGTCGATGACGCGCCGCTGTTGAACGCCGTTCTCGGGATGACGATCCGTCGGACAGGGCTGGGCCGAGCGACCGGTGGGATGTACGGCTTCTGGAGGTCCTTCGTCGACCAGTACACGGACATCGGCGGGCGGGTCGAGACGGGCCGCACTGTCAGGTCGATAACCGGAACCGGCGGGGACTTCCGTATCGACTCAGCGGCTGGTCCGATCCGCGCGGAACAGGTCGTCAGCACTGTCCCAGTTCCCGTTACCAGGAGCCTCGCACCGACGGTCGTCGGCGACAGACTTGATGACTACTGTTCGATGTTACAAGCCCACGAGGGGAGCGCGCTCGTGTTATTTCTCGGTGTCCCGGAAGCCGAGGTCGATAGCCGCGAGCGGACGCACCACCAGATTCTCCAGGCCTACGACGAACCGCTGGGCAACGGGAACAATATGTTCGTCTCCGTCTCCGCGCCAGGTGACGACGTGAGCGCACCGGCAGGACACCGGGCAGTCATGCTGTCCACACATTGTGCAGTCGAGCCGTGGCAAGGCCTTGATAGGGCGGCCTACGAGGAAAAGAAGGCAGCCGCTCGCGAGCAACTACTTGCAGGCGGCCGGACTGTCTATCCCGACCTCGGGACCGACCCAGTCGTCTCCGAGATGGCGACGCCGGTCACCTACGAGCAGTTCACGAACAGACCCCGCGGGGCAGTCGGGGGATACAGGCAGACGCCGGCAAACGCGAATCAGGGAGCCGTTCCACAGAACGTGGGCGTCGAGGGGTTCTACCTCGCCGGGGACACCACATGGCCGGGGCTTGGCACCGTCGCCTGTGTCAAAGGGAGCGAAATCGCTGCCGACCACGTGAGGAGCTGA
- a CDS encoding DUF2332 domain-containing protein, whose protein sequence is MSTVQTQFRDLTEWAEGTSPLYASLCRDAAEDPAVLDLASAVPEDRQAPHLLLAAVHYLLDQQHDHRLAQYYQSIVADPREPDDECFPAFREFCFDHADDIRPLLRTRRTQTNAVRRSAVLYPAIAQVARATDGPLALVELGPSAGLNMLFDRYRYDYDGLVVGNSDSPITIESSVRRGDPPLPETPPAIRSRVGLDRHPLDVTDEADRDWLRALVWPEHEERRAVLDGALTVARDDPPAVIEGDMLDDLPVALDEIPSDVPVCVVNTLVLYQVPAELNEALTTVLEAHMAERPLHWLTGRRDLSGGESMELDWKRRTDDGIETTHLVDYEPHGAWLSWRP, encoded by the coding sequence ATGTCTACCGTCCAGACGCAGTTCCGGGACCTGACAGAGTGGGCCGAGGGCACCTCGCCGCTGTACGCCTCCCTCTGCCGAGACGCTGCTGAGGACCCCGCCGTTCTTGACCTTGCCTCAGCGGTCCCCGAGGACCGTCAGGCTCCGCACCTCCTGCTCGCTGCGGTCCACTACCTGCTCGACCAGCAGCACGACCATCGGCTGGCCCAGTACTACCAGAGTATCGTTGCGGACCCGCGAGAACCGGACGACGAGTGCTTTCCAGCCTTCCGCGAGTTCTGTTTCGACCATGCCGACGACATCCGGCCGCTCCTTCGGACCCGACGCACGCAGACGAACGCGGTACGGCGCAGCGCAGTCCTCTACCCGGCTATCGCACAGGTGGCCCGCGCCACCGACGGGCCGCTTGCGCTGGTGGAACTCGGGCCAAGCGCCGGCCTGAACATGCTGTTTGACCGCTACCGCTACGACTACGACGGTCTCGTAGTGGGTAACAGCGACTCGCCGATTACCATCGAGAGCAGCGTCCGACGCGGCGACCCGCCGCTTCCGGAGACGCCGCCCGCTATCCGCTCTCGGGTCGGTCTCGACCGCCATCCGCTCGACGTGACTGACGAGGCAGACAGGGACTGGCTCCGCGCACTCGTCTGGCCCGAACACGAGGAGCGGCGCGCCGTGTTAGACGGTGCGCTGACGGTCGCACGGGACGACCCACCCGCAGTTATCGAGGGCGATATGCTCGATGACCTGCCGGTGGCACTTGACGAGATTCCGTCCGATGTCCCGGTTTGTGTCGTCAACACGCTCGTGCTGTATCAGGTTCCAGCGGAACTGAACGAGGCGCTGACGACGGTGCTCGAAGCGCACATGGCCGAGCGCCCGCTGCACTGGCTCACCGGTCGGCGGGACCTGTCGGGCGGCGAGTCAATGGAGCTGGACTGGAAACGCCGGACCGACGATGGCATCGAGACCACGCATCTCGTCGACTACGAGCCCCACGGCGCGTGGCTGTCGTGGCGGCCCTGA
- a CDS encoding alpha/beta hydrolase: MQIRVYDEGAARDCLFVLGWGNRCRHRNVQWLIDQLATAYRVHAVELPTHITDYRREWVGPVQEYASDLGGFDLLGHSAGGLTAAHLDTDGIGNRVYLSPWWDSDFPVPGPVLDAIASLPVTKPFIPVDTLDADAIGDLATTQQLADAPSSVSPAFLRTVFRAQRSLPPTRNTAAAFCSLTDTVVDPRAVGERLPADRIRLYDGGHELFSSSGREQTVETVLDALQHGPDAL; encoded by the coding sequence ATGCAGATTCGCGTGTACGACGAAGGGGCTGCCCGAGACTGCCTCTTCGTTCTCGGCTGGGGGAATCGGTGTCGACACCGGAACGTCCAGTGGCTCATCGACCAGCTTGCCACGGCGTACCGCGTCCACGCCGTCGAACTGCCGACACATATCACCGACTACCGGCGGGAGTGGGTGGGTCCGGTCCAAGAGTACGCTTCTGACCTCGGCGGGTTCGACCTGCTCGGGCACAGTGCGGGCGGGCTGACAGCGGCCCATCTCGATACCGATGGTATCGGCAACCGAGTATACCTGAGTCCATGGTGGGACAGTGACTTCCCGGTTCCGGGGCCGGTGCTCGACGCTATCGCCTCGCTCCCGGTTACGAAACCATTCATCCCGGTTGATACGCTAGACGCCGACGCTATCGGCGACCTGGCGACGACCCAGCAGCTTGCGGATGCCCCGTCGTCGGTTTCGCCGGCGTTCCTTCGGACAGTGTTTCGGGCCCAGCGGTCGCTGCCGCCGACCCGGAACACCGCCGCGGCGTTTTGCTCACTTACGGACACAGTTGTCGACCCGCGTGCCGTCGGGGAGCGTCTGCCGGCCGACCGCATCCGACTGTACGACGGCGGCCACGAACTGTTCTCCTCGAGCGGCCGCGAGCAGACCGTCGAGACGGTTCTCGATGCGCTACAGCACGGCCCCGACGCGCTGTGA
- the ncsA gene encoding tRNA 2-thiolation protein NcsA produces the protein MECDKCGENAVLHAAYSGLHLCESHLCRAVTKRVRRRIREDGLVSDDATVEDPETWVIGLSGGKDSVVLTQILHDTFAEDPRIELVALSIHEGIEGYRDASLEACEELTDDLGIEHVTVSYAEEFGVQMDDVVEDDPEGMAACAYCGVFRRDLLSKYAAELDADKLLTGHNLDDEAETALMNFLEGDVEQIAKHFEASLGPFDSSADAPTEQTREAQDHHIPRAKPLRDIPEKEVALYARFKDLPAHITECPHAEEAYRGEIQDLMLGLEENHPGTRHSIMAGYEKLAALAADTYGGENSDTDYGECDNCGAPTARDLCRKCNLLDALEAV, from the coding sequence ATGGAGTGCGACAAATGCGGCGAGAACGCGGTGTTACACGCGGCCTATTCCGGGCTGCACCTCTGTGAATCTCATCTCTGCCGAGCGGTCACAAAACGGGTTCGCCGTCGCATCCGCGAGGACGGCCTCGTGTCCGACGACGCCACTGTCGAGGACCCCGAGACGTGGGTCATCGGCCTCTCGGGCGGCAAAGACAGCGTCGTCCTCACGCAGATTCTGCACGACACGTTCGCCGAAGACCCTCGCATCGAACTGGTTGCGCTTTCTATCCACGAAGGCATCGAAGGCTACCGCGACGCGAGTCTGGAGGCCTGTGAAGAACTGACCGACGACCTCGGCATCGAACACGTCACCGTCTCCTACGCCGAGGAGTTCGGCGTCCAGATGGACGATGTCGTCGAGGACGACCCGGAAGGGATGGCTGCCTGTGCTTACTGCGGCGTGTTCCGCCGCGACCTTCTCTCGAAGTACGCTGCGGAACTCGACGCGGACAAACTGCTGACCGGCCACAACTTAGACGACGAGGCCGAGACGGCGCTGATGAACTTCCTCGAAGGCGACGTGGAACAGATCGCCAAGCACTTCGAGGCGTCGCTGGGGCCGTTTGACTCGTCTGCCGACGCGCCGACGGAACAGACGCGCGAGGCGCAAGACCATCACATCCCACGGGCCAAGCCGCTCCGTGACATCCCGGAGAAGGAAGTCGCGCTGTACGCCCGCTTCAAGGACCTCCCGGCACACATCACCGAATGTCCCCACGCCGAAGAGGCCTACCGCGGCGAGATACAGGACCTCATGCTCGGACTGGAAGAGAACCATCCCGGGACTCGCCACTCGATAATGGCTGGCTACGAGAAGCTCGCCGCGTTAGCCGCCGACACCTACGGCGGCGAGAACAGCGACACCGACTACGGCGAGTGTGACAACTGCGGCGCTCCGACGGCGCGGGACCTCTGCCGGAAGTGCAATCTGCTGGATGCGCTGGAAGCAGTCTGA
- the ftsZ gene encoding cell division protein FtsZ has protein sequence MQDIVNEALERDEQEKKRMSDEDVDGFGDPRIVIVGCGGAGNNTVNRLYNIGVEGADTVAINTDKQHLKMIEADTKILVGKSLTNGLGAGGDPSMGERATEMAQGTIKEVLGDADLVFVTAGMGGGTGTGAAPVVSKIAKEQGAIVVGMVSTPFNVERARTVKAEEGLEKLRNEADSIIVLDNNRLLDYVPNLPIGKAFSVMDQIIAETVKGISETITQPSLINLDYADMTSIMNQGGVAVMLVGETQDKNKTEEVVKDAMNHPLLDVDYRGASGGLVHITGGPDLTLKEAEGIAQNITERLEADANVIWGARIQEEYKGKVRVMAIMTGVQSAQVLGPTTQKQANKSREAIQEVGDDTSFDASDNVENFDSPAPNSGSQNSGGRNAGYSETDGGQDQREKNNGLDVIRTNK, from the coding sequence ATGCAGGATATCGTTAACGAGGCCCTCGAACGCGACGAGCAAGAAAAGAAGCGGATGTCCGACGAGGACGTCGACGGGTTCGGTGACCCGCGCATCGTCATCGTCGGCTGTGGTGGCGCCGGCAACAACACGGTCAACCGCCTGTACAACATCGGCGTCGAGGGCGCTGACACCGTGGCCATCAACACGGACAAACAGCACCTCAAGATGATCGAAGCCGACACGAAGATTCTGGTCGGCAAGTCCCTCACCAACGGCCTCGGGGCCGGCGGTGACCCATCCATGGGCGAGCGCGCCACGGAGATGGCACAGGGGACTATCAAGGAAGTGCTGGGCGACGCTGACCTCGTGTTCGTCACCGCCGGGATGGGTGGCGGAACAGGGACCGGCGCGGCCCCCGTCGTCTCGAAGATAGCCAAAGAGCAGGGCGCAATCGTCGTCGGCATGGTGTCGACGCCGTTCAACGTCGAGCGGGCCCGCACGGTCAAGGCCGAGGAAGGCCTGGAGAAGCTCCGCAACGAAGCGGACTCCATCATCGTGCTGGACAACAACCGCCTGCTCGATTACGTCCCGAACCTGCCCATCGGCAAGGCGTTCTCCGTGATGGACCAGATCATCGCCGAGACCGTCAAGGGCATCTCCGAGACCATCACCCAGCCGAGCCTCATCAACCTCGACTACGCCGACATGACATCCATCATGAACCAAGGCGGCGTCGCGGTGATGCTCGTGGGTGAGACCCAGGACAAGAACAAGACCGAAGAGGTCGTCAAGGACGCGATGAACCATCCGCTGCTCGACGTGGACTACCGCGGCGCGAGCGGCGGCCTGGTCCACATCACCGGCGGTCCGGACCTCACGCTGAAGGAGGCCGAGGGCATCGCACAGAACATCACCGAGCGACTCGAGGCCGACGCCAACGTCATCTGGGGCGCACGGATTCAGGAAGAGTACAAGGGCAAGGTCCGGGTCATGGCCATCATGACCGGCGTCCAGTCCGCTCAGGTACTCGGTCCGACGACCCAGAAGCAGGCCAACAAGTCCCGCGAGGCGATTCAGGAAGTCGGCGACGACACCTCCTTCGACGCGTCCGACAACGTCGAGAACTTCGACAGCCCCGCTCCGAACAGCGGGAGTCAGAACAGCGGCGGTCGCAACGCCGGGTACAGCGAGACTGACGGCGGACAGGATCAGCGCGAGAAGAACAACGGACTTGACGTCATCCGGACGAACAAGTAG
- a CDS encoding ribbon-helix-helix domain-containing protein — protein MERVTLRIPKQQIEEVEQMVETGEYPNRSEAIRSAVREMLAEEGSEQASEKKRSWAKV, from the coding sequence ATGGAGCGTGTGACACTACGGATTCCGAAGCAGCAGATTGAAGAGGTCGAACAGATGGTCGAGACGGGCGAGTACCCCAATCGGAGCGAAGCGATTCGCTCGGCGGTTCGGGAGATGCTCGCCGAGGAAGGCTCCGAACAAGCCTCCGAAAAGAAGCGGTCCTGGGCCAAGGTGTAA
- a CDS encoding double zinc ribbon domain-containing protein gives MSKITFRADDDLIDQLEAFDASKSEVMREALREYLGDASPSASEPPSSSESVTDAETIDELIEERVDSIIADRLQTRRPPSQPQDVNVNISLDGVSAGAANAETERLRTADQSASPEDERPHSDGQASDANGRKTDPKTRDRTDTEERKTCAQCGENLGSDHVYCPNCGEKASRRVFCDCGDELRSDWGFCPGCGRRTPAADVLDQT, from the coding sequence ATGAGTAAGATAACGTTCCGTGCTGACGATGACCTCATCGACCAACTCGAGGCGTTCGACGCCTCGAAGAGCGAGGTCATGCGCGAGGCGCTTCGAGAGTATCTCGGAGACGCGTCACCGTCAGCGTCGGAACCACCGTCGTCGTCAGAGTCCGTGACTGACGCCGAGACAATCGACGAGCTCATCGAAGAACGCGTCGACAGTATCATCGCCGACCGACTGCAGACGCGACGTCCGCCCTCGCAACCGCAGGATGTCAACGTAAACATCTCGTTAGACGGCGTAAGCGCAGGGGCAGCGAACGCCGAAACCGAACGACTGCGGACCGCCGACCAAAGTGCAAGTCCCGAGGACGAGCGGCCCCACAGTGATGGTCAGGCGTCAGACGCGAATGGGCGTAAGACAGACCCGAAAACGCGGGACAGGACCGACACAGAGGAACGTAAGACATGCGCGCAATGCGGTGAGAATCTGGGCTCTGACCACGTTTACTGCCCGAACTGTGGCGAAAAGGCGTCCCGGCGGGTGTTCTGTGATTGCGGCGATGAACTCCGGTCAGACTGGGGATTCTGCCCGGGCTGTGGGAGACGAACGCCCGCGGCGGACGTGCTCGATCAGACCTAA
- a CDS encoding pyridoxal-phosphate-dependent aminotransferase family protein, which yields MDEAPAVGELTPPDRTLMGPGPSDVHPRVLKAMSTPLVGHLDPSFIEIMDEVQDLLRYTFRTDNKWTIPVSGTGSAAMEAAIGNVVEPGDTMLVPTNGYFGGRMASMAERAGGEVVTVDAPWGQPLDPAAVETAFDEHSPDVFGFVHAETSTGVLQPSVPELTDIAHANDALVVADSVTSLGGVEFRVDEWGIDVAYSGPQKCLSCPPGASPLTLNDDAMDKVLTREEEPRSWYLDLSLLEGYWGEERAYHHTAPITNVYALREALRLVAEEGIEERWDRHLRVAGALKAGVEGMGLEMNAPEDFWLPSLNTVRVPDGVDDGAVIQHLLDEYDLEIASGLGALEGDIWRIGCMGHSARRKNVSYLLAALGNALDEQGATVDVDAGLAAMSERF from the coding sequence ATGGATGAGGCACCTGCTGTCGGTGAGTTGACACCGCCGGATCGAACACTGATGGGGCCCGGCCCAAGCGACGTCCATCCGCGCGTACTCAAGGCGATGAGTACGCCGCTGGTCGGCCACCTCGACCCCTCGTTCATCGAGATCATGGACGAGGTCCAGGACCTCCTCCGGTACACGTTCCGAACAGACAACAAGTGGACCATTCCGGTCTCCGGCACCGGCTCCGCGGCGATGGAGGCGGCCATCGGCAACGTCGTCGAGCCGGGCGATACGATGCTTGTTCCGACGAACGGCTACTTCGGCGGCCGGATGGCAAGTATGGCCGAGCGTGCGGGCGGCGAGGTCGTCACCGTCGACGCCCCCTGGGGCCAGCCGCTCGACCCGGCGGCGGTCGAAACGGCCTTCGACGAACACAGCCCGGACGTGTTCGGGTTCGTCCACGCTGAGACCAGCACCGGCGTCCTCCAGCCATCCGTGCCCGAACTTACTGATATTGCCCACGCAAACGACGCGCTGGTCGTCGCCGATAGCGTGACCTCGCTGGGCGGCGTCGAATTCCGCGTCGACGAATGGGGCATTGACGTGGCCTACTCCGGCCCGCAGAAGTGCCTCTCCTGTCCGCCGGGCGCGAGCCCGCTCACGCTCAACGACGACGCGATGGACAAGGTCCTCACCCGCGAGGAGGAGCCCCGGTCGTGGTATCTGGACCTCTCGCTGCTGGAAGGGTACTGGGGCGAGGAGCGGGCCTACCACCACACGGCCCCGATTACGAACGTGTACGCGCTGCGTGAGGCGCTGCGACTCGTCGCTGAGGAAGGCATCGAAGAACGCTGGGATCGTCACCTGCGCGTCGCTGGCGCGCTGAAAGCCGGCGTCGAGGGCATGGGACTGGAGATGAACGCCCCCGAGGACTTCTGGCTCCCGAGCCTCAATACCGTCCGCGTGCCCGACGGTGTCGACGATGGCGCAGTCATCCAGCACCTGCTGGACGAGTACGACCTCGAAATCGCCAGCGGCCTCGGCGCGCTCGAAGGCGACATCTGGCGTATCGGCTGCATGGGCCACTCCGCTCGTCGCAAGAACGTCAGCTACCTGCTCGCGGCGCTGGGCAACGCGCTCGACGAGCAGGGCGCGACCGTCGACGTGGACGCCGGGCTGGCGGCGATGAGCGAGCGGTTCTAG
- a CDS encoding hydrogenase maturation nickel metallochaperone HypA, which yields MGLFDNASPGEEPSRRYTCLVCRASFDVQYHSCPDCGAYDIRRTKWLT from the coding sequence ATGGGATTGTTCGATAACGCGTCCCCTGGGGAGGAACCGAGCCGCCGGTACACCTGTCTGGTGTGCCGGGCGTCGTTCGACGTTCAGTACCACTCGTGTCCGGACTGTGGTGCGTACGACATCCGCCGGACGAAGTGGCTCACGTAG
- a CDS encoding aldo/keto reductase: MNRRQLGTTGYDVTDVGLGTWNIGGDWGDVSAAEGRETIRTALDAGVDFIDTADVYGDGFSEQRIADVLDEREARDEVTVATKAGRRLDPHTAERYNYDNLSEHVDRSRDYLGVDTLELLQLHCPPTDAYYQPETFDALARLKDEGKVDHCGVSVERVEEGLKAIEYPAVETVQIIFNMFRQRPAELFFEEAKRRDVGVIVRVPLASGLLTGKLSRDTEFPENDHRNFNIEGEAFDRGGTFAGLPVDAGFDAVEELRQHVPGRMTMAQMALRWILDHDAVSTVIPGSTSSAHVRANAAVSEMDPLSNQVHGAVRDIYEEYVFDDVHHRW; encoded by the coding sequence GTGAACCGACGACAGTTAGGGACGACGGGGTACGACGTGACGGATGTCGGACTGGGCACCTGGAACATCGGTGGTGACTGGGGTGACGTCTCGGCGGCGGAGGGCCGGGAAACGATCCGGACCGCGCTCGACGCTGGCGTCGATTTCATCGACACCGCTGACGTGTACGGCGACGGCTTCAGCGAACAGCGCATCGCCGACGTGCTCGACGAACGCGAGGCCCGGGACGAGGTGACCGTCGCGACGAAGGCTGGCCGCCGCCTCGACCCGCACACTGCCGAGCGCTACAACTACGACAATCTCTCCGAACACGTCGACCGCTCACGGGACTACCTCGGGGTCGACACGCTCGAACTGCTGCAACTGCACTGCCCGCCGACCGACGCCTACTACCAGCCGGAGACGTTCGACGCCCTCGCGCGGCTGAAAGACGAGGGGAAAGTCGATCACTGCGGCGTCAGCGTGGAACGCGTCGAGGAAGGGCTGAAAGCCATCGAGTACCCCGCGGTCGAGACGGTCCAGATAATCTTCAACATGTTCCGCCAGCGGCCCGCGGAGCTGTTCTTCGAGGAGGCCAAGCGCCGCGACGTCGGCGTCATCGTCCGCGTTCCGCTGGCCTCCGGACTCCTGACCGGGAAACTCTCCCGGGACACAGAGTTCCCCGAGAATGACCATCGGAACTTCAATATCGAGGGCGAGGCCTTCGACCGCGGCGGGACCTTCGCCGGCCTCCCGGTCGACGCGGGCTTCGACGCGGTCGAGGAACTTCGCCAACACGTCCCCGGGCGGATGACGATGGCCCAGATGGCGCTGCGCTGGATTCTGGACCACGACGCGGTGTCGACTGTCATCCCCGGCTCTACCTCGTCGGCCCACGTCCGGGCGAACGCGGCGGTCAGCGAGATGGATCCGCTCTCGAATCAGGTCCACGGCGCGGTGCGTGACATCTACGAGGAGTACGTCTTCGACGATGTCCACCATCGCTGGTAG
- a CDS encoding acyl-CoA dehydrogenase family protein has product MVVSVHLWRTAGIIPVYGTPHHRTVCSQTAVREAVQEFGDNEIKPHGADCDREKRYPAELVEQAAQYDLITDRVLWDR; this is encoded by the coding sequence ATGGTCGTGAGCGTCCACCTATGGCGTACTGCGGGAATTATTCCAGTATACGGAACGCCACATCACAGAACGGTCTGCTCGCAGACGGCAGTCCGAGAAGCAGTGCAGGAATTCGGCGACAACGAGATCAAACCTCACGGAGCGGACTGTGACAGGGAGAAACGCTATCCAGCAGAATTGGTGGAGCAGGCGGCACAGTACGACCTCATCACCGACCGCGTGCTGTGGGACCGTTGA
- a CDS encoding MaoC/PaaZ C-terminal domain-containing protein translates to MAGEFDTVDVGDSVTTSGRTITEADVVNFAGVSGDFNHLHTNAERMADSGYGERIAHGALVFSVVTGLVWQARDEAEKRHMVAFYGIDRLRFVRPVLLGDTIHVEAEIVDTERRDHTVATGVVRTEVTALNQADEAVFSAEFLTLRR, encoded by the coding sequence ATGGCCGGCGAGTTCGACACAGTCGACGTTGGCGATAGCGTTACCACGTCGGGCCGGACCATCACCGAAGCCGACGTGGTCAACTTTGCGGGTGTCAGCGGGGATTTCAATCACCTCCACACGAACGCCGAGCGGATGGCCGACTCGGGCTACGGCGAACGCATCGCACACGGTGCGCTGGTGTTTTCAGTCGTCACTGGGCTGGTATGGCAGGCCCGCGACGAGGCCGAAAAGCGACACATGGTCGCGTTCTACGGCATCGACCGGCTTCGGTTCGTCAGGCCAGTGCTTCTGGGGGATACGATTCACGTCGAGGCCGAGATCGTCGACACGGAGCGGCGAGACCACACGGTTGCGACGGGCGTCGTCCGGACCGAAGTCACCGCGCTGAATCAGGCCGACGAAGCTGTGTTCTCGGCAGAGTTCCTCACGCTTCGACGGTAG
- a CDS encoding SDR family NAD(P)-dependent oxidoreductase, giving the protein MAEMSDAMSKPHTERFRLEGQRAIITGASSGIGRAIAEEFAADGADVVVCSREQDNVGPVADEINDSDRPGDAVAIECDVTDREAVEALVEATVDEFGGLDVLVNNAGASFMSGFDDISENGWKTIVDINLHGTYHCTQAAGDALAADGGGAVINLSSVAGEQGAPYMSHYGAAKAGVSNLTSTLSAEWADRDIRINCIAPGFVATPGVESQMGVSADNIDREAVERRIGLSEEIADIALFLASPASSYIVGQTITAAGVPRLEETPDI; this is encoded by the coding sequence ATGGCCGAGATGTCCGATGCGATGTCAAAGCCACACACGGAGCGGTTTCGCTTGGAGGGACAGCGGGCGATTATTACGGGTGCATCGAGCGGCATCGGCCGGGCAATCGCGGAGGAGTTCGCGGCTGACGGGGCCGACGTGGTTGTCTGCTCGCGCGAGCAGGACAACGTCGGCCCGGTGGCCGACGAAATCAACGACAGCGACCGGCCCGGTGACGCGGTCGCTATCGAATGCGATGTAACAGACCGCGAGGCCGTCGAGGCGCTGGTGGAGGCGACCGTCGACGAGTTCGGTGGGCTGGACGTACTCGTGAACAACGCTGGCGCGAGCTTCATGTCCGGGTTCGACGATATCAGCGAGAACGGCTGGAAAACCATCGTCGACATCAACCTCCACGGGACCTACCACTGCACGCAGGCGGCCGGCGACGCGCTGGCCGCGGACGGCGGCGGGGCGGTCATCAACCTCTCCAGCGTCGCCGGGGAACAGGGCGCACCGTATATGAGTCACTACGGGGCCGCAAAGGCCGGCGTCAGCAATCTCACATCGACGCTGTCGGCGGAGTGGGCCGACCGCGACATCCGCATCAACTGCATCGCGCCGGGCTTCGTCGCCACGCCAGGCGTGGAGTCACAGATGGGTGTCAGCGCCGACAATATCGACCGCGAGGCCGTCGAGCGCCGCATCGGCCTCTCCGAAGAAATCGCCGACATCGCGCTGTTCCTCGCCAGTCCGGCGTCATCGTACATCGTCGGTCAGACGATCACCGCCGCTGGCGTCCCACGGCTCGAAGAGACGCCCGACATCTGA